The Stratiformator vulcanicus genome has a segment encoding these proteins:
- a CDS encoding POT family MFS transporter, with translation MAEEPRFATKPQNITTMPPGIPYIVGNEAAERFSFYGMKAILTVFMVDYMTNASGEMAAVSEGTAKTWVHNFVAAAYFTPLIGALLSDWLFGKYRTILWLSIVYVIGHFTLAVTLNHEILGGVISPKMGLFLGLALIALGTGAIKPCVSAHVGDQFGQGNKHRLGEVFGWFYIAINLGAFISTLLTPVLLVRYGADIAFGVPGVLMAIATFVFWLGRNKFVHVPARGEKLFKDAFTGEGLGVILKLIPLYIFVAAFWCLFDQTASAWVLQAKKMNTAVLGWDILPSQVQALNPFFILALIPLFNYILYPMIDRHWRMTPLRKIGIGMFLAAASFAVSAMIEAAIAAGQTPHISWQVLAYFVLTAAEVMVSVTCLEFSYTQSPNSMKSVVMALYLLSVAAGNEFVAVVNMVITNADGSSLLPGASYYWFFTGVMLVAAVCYIPFAMFYRGKTYIQDDDPDHGATIERADIDAMSSEG, from the coding sequence ATGGCTGAAGAACCCCGCTTCGCGACCAAGCCGCAGAACATCACCACGATGCCGCCGGGGATTCCCTACATCGTGGGGAATGAAGCGGCGGAGCGGTTCAGCTTTTACGGAATGAAGGCGATCCTGACCGTCTTCATGGTCGACTACATGACCAATGCGAGCGGTGAAATGGCGGCGGTCTCGGAAGGGACGGCCAAAACCTGGGTGCATAACTTCGTCGCAGCCGCCTACTTCACCCCGTTGATCGGGGCACTGCTTTCGGACTGGCTGTTCGGCAAATATCGAACGATCCTGTGGCTGTCGATTGTTTACGTGATCGGGCACTTCACCCTCGCGGTGACGCTCAATCACGAGATATTGGGCGGCGTGATCTCTCCGAAGATGGGGTTGTTCCTCGGTCTGGCCTTAATCGCTCTCGGCACCGGGGCGATCAAGCCATGCGTCTCGGCTCACGTGGGCGATCAATTCGGACAGGGGAATAAGCACCGGCTCGGCGAAGTGTTCGGCTGGTTCTATATCGCGATTAATCTCGGGGCGTTTATTTCGACCTTATTGACGCCTGTCCTTCTAGTACGATATGGGGCCGATATTGCCTTCGGGGTACCGGGCGTACTCATGGCAATCGCGACCTTCGTATTCTGGTTGGGCCGCAATAAGTTTGTGCATGTCCCGGCCCGCGGAGAGAAGCTCTTTAAAGATGCCTTTACGGGCGAAGGACTCGGCGTGATCTTAAAGCTGATTCCGCTTTATATCTTCGTAGCCGCCTTTTGGTGCCTGTTCGATCAAACGGCATCGGCTTGGGTATTGCAGGCGAAGAAGATGAACACCGCGGTGCTGGGTTGGGATATCCTGCCGAGCCAAGTGCAGGCGTTGAACCCCTTCTTTATCCTCGCGTTAATACCGCTATTTAATTATATCCTCTACCCGATGATCGATCGTCATTGGAGAATGACGCCGCTTCGGAAGATCGGCATCGGAATGTTTCTCGCCGCCGCTTCCTTCGCCGTCAGCGCGATGATTGAGGCGGCAATCGCGGCCGGGCAGACGCCGCATATCTCTTGGCAGGTGCTGGCCTACTTCGTGTTGACGGCGGCGGAGGTAATGGTCTCGGTCACCTGTCTCGAATTTAGCTACACGCAGTCCCCTAACAGCATGAAGTCGGTCGTGATGGCGTTATATCTACTGTCGGTCGCCGCGGGGAATGAGTTCGTGGCGGTTGTGAATATGGTGATTACCAACGCCGACGGGTCATCGCTCCTCCCCGGCGCCTCTTACTACTGGTTTTTCACCGGTGTGATGCTCGTTGCGGCGGTCTGTTACATCCCGTTCGCGATGTTCTACCGCGGCAAGACCTACATCCAGGACGACGACCCCGATCACGGTGCGACGATCGAACGGGCCGACATCGACGCGATGTCGAGCGAAGGCTGA
- a CDS encoding NUDIX domain-containing protein translates to MSESVIDAFRYCPRCGTPVENPGTVPLVCKNCGFQHFFNPIVAVGGIVTDPEDRVLLVIRARDPGKGKFGVPGGFVDRGETLEEALIREVVEETSLKAIETSYLCSFPNDYTFKGITAPVTDAFFRVEVESFEPLKAEESEISSFHLCVPGENELSNMAFESNRRALETFLK, encoded by the coding sequence ATGTCTGAATCGGTGATCGACGCGTTCCGTTATTGCCCCCGCTGCGGGACACCGGTTGAGAATCCCGGCACGGTTCCTCTCGTTTGCAAGAACTGCGGCTTCCAGCATTTCTTCAACCCAATCGTGGCGGTGGGCGGAATTGTGACCGACCCCGAGGATCGAGTGCTGCTCGTCATCCGGGCTCGTGATCCGGGGAAAGGGAAATTCGGCGTACCGGGGGGCTTCGTCGATCGTGGCGAGACGCTCGAAGAAGCACTCATCCGCGAAGTCGTTGAAGAGACGAGTCTCAAGGCCATCGAAACGAGCTATCTGTGCTCATTCCCCAACGACTACACCTTTAAGGGCATCACCGCGCCGGTGACCGACGCGTTCTTTCGAGTTGAGGTGGAGTCGTTCGAGCCGCTTAAGGCCGAGGAAAGCGAAATCAGCTCATTTCATCTGTGCGTGCCCGGCGAAAACGAATTGTCCAACATGGCGTTCGAATCAAATCGAAGAGCGCTGGAGACCTTCTTAAAGTAG
- a CDS encoding sulfatase yields MRHILLVAAIFSLAMGGLAGAEERPNILFIYLDDLGWRDPGFMGSDFYETPHLDRLAAQGMVFTDAYAGAANCAPSRACLLSGQYSPRHQIFNVGTKPRGRAEYRRLLHIPGVSTLDAEIKTWADRLQAAGYKTGSFGKWHLSHDPRDYGFDVNIGGSHSGGPPRGYYPPHGKVPGLRDAPDGEYVTDRLSDEVIQFIRESSDGPWCAYLTHFAVHTPLQPKKELVEKYQAKPAGELHDHVTMATMIQAVDDGVGRIVASLDELNLLDSTVIIFSSDNGGYGPATDMRPLKGYKGTYYEGGIRVPLFIVWPGVVKAGSKSEVPVTAVDIYPTLCEVAGVRLPTDQHCDGQSLVPLLKGSVSSFEDRPIYWHFPAYLQSYPSVANEQRDPLFRTRPCSVIRVGHWKLHEYFEDGAIELYDLRSDIGETTNRSETDPERRDKLLSQLREWRDSIGAPVPNEANPKFEAAAEAAAVKRLTQQRLRE; encoded by the coding sequence GTGAGACATATTTTGTTGGTTGCTGCAATCTTCAGCCTCGCGATGGGCGGTCTCGCCGGTGCGGAAGAACGTCCTAACATCCTGTTTATTTATCTCGACGATCTCGGCTGGCGTGACCCGGGGTTTATGGGAAGCGATTTTTACGAGACGCCCCATCTGGATCGACTTGCAGCACAGGGGATGGTTTTTACCGATGCGTACGCCGGGGCGGCCAACTGTGCACCGTCTCGAGCCTGTCTGCTGTCGGGACAATACTCGCCGCGGCATCAGATATTTAACGTCGGGACGAAACCGCGTGGTCGGGCCGAGTATCGTCGGCTATTGCATATTCCGGGAGTATCAACGCTCGACGCTGAAATTAAGACATGGGCGGACCGCCTGCAGGCTGCCGGATACAAGACCGGGTCGTTCGGCAAGTGGCATTTAAGTCATGACCCGCGGGATTACGGATTTGACGTCAACATCGGAGGATCGCACTCCGGCGGACCCCCGCGCGGTTATTACCCTCCTCATGGCAAAGTGCCCGGGCTGAGGGACGCCCCTGACGGTGAATATGTGACCGACCGACTCAGCGACGAAGTTATTCAATTCATACGCGAGAGCTCTGATGGCCCCTGGTGCGCTTACCTAACACACTTTGCCGTTCACACACCGCTTCAACCGAAGAAGGAGTTGGTGGAGAAGTATCAAGCAAAGCCAGCGGGCGAGCTGCATGATCATGTCACGATGGCGACCATGATACAGGCCGTCGACGACGGCGTGGGTCGGATCGTCGCGTCACTTGACGAATTAAATTTACTCGACTCGACGGTCATTATTTTCTCCTCAGACAATGGAGGATATGGCCCCGCGACCGACATGCGACCATTGAAAGGCTATAAGGGGACCTATTACGAAGGGGGCATCCGTGTGCCGCTCTTTATCGTGTGGCCCGGCGTCGTTAAAGCAGGATCAAAGTCGGAGGTTCCGGTCACCGCCGTCGATATTTATCCAACGCTGTGTGAAGTCGCGGGAGTCCGATTGCCGACCGATCAACATTGCGACGGGCAAAGCCTTGTGCCGTTGCTGAAGGGGTCGGTCTCGTCGTTCGAGGATCGTCCGATCTACTGGCACTTTCCCGCCTACTTGCAGTCTTACCCGAGCGTCGCCAATGAGCAGCGTGATCCGCTATTTAGAACTCGCCCCTGCAGTGTGATTCGTGTCGGTCACTGGAAATTGCACGAGTATTTTGAAGACGGTGCAATCGAACTTTATGATCTGCGATCCGATATCGGAGAAACAACAAATCGATCTGAGACCGATCCGGAGCGTCGTGACAAGTTGCTCAGTCAATTGCGTGAGTGGCGAGACTCGATCGGGGCACCGGTACCAAACGAGGCCAATCCGAAATTCGAGGCAGCCGCGGAGGCTGCGGCTGTGAAGCGTCTGACTCAGCAACGTTTGCGAGAATAA
- the mscL gene encoding large-conductance mechanosensitive channel protein MscL yields MGFVNEFKKFAIRGNVVDLADGVIVGGALSKITSSLVDDIIMPPIRILLSNVNLAEFSVKLGTSSKGEPIELNYGSFLQVLLNFMIIAFIVFLMVRAINTLKDMSDEKAESDPKSPDVPKDIQLLAEIRDTLQAQSK; encoded by the coding sequence ATGGGATTTGTCAATGAGTTTAAGAAGTTTGCGATTCGCGGGAATGTGGTCGATCTGGCCGACGGCGTGATCGTGGGCGGGGCATTAAGCAAAATCACAAGTTCGCTGGTCGACGACATCATCATGCCGCCGATTCGGATCTTGTTGTCTAATGTCAATCTGGCGGAATTCAGCGTCAAACTCGGGACGAGTTCCAAAGGGGAGCCGATCGAACTGAATTACGGCTCGTTCCTGCAGGTGCTGCTCAATTTCATGATCATCGCCTTCATCGTGTTCTTAATGGTGCGGGCGATCAATACTTTGAAAGATATGAGCGACGAGAAAGCCGAGTCGGACCCGAAATCGCCCGACGTGCCCAAAGACATTCAACTGCTGGCCGAAATCAGGGACACTCTTCAGGCACAATCGAAATAG
- the rnpA gene encoding ribonuclease P protein component → MRYGIGNHQRLRKPAEFRRVYDGRVRAGDDRLLVFGLPNDSSVTRFGLSVSRKHGNSVTRSQIKRRLREGFRLTQHELPVGWDLILIPRQGVIANTAEYAKSIRKLAAKLPRKI, encoded by the coding sequence ATGCGATACGGTATCGGAAATCATCAACGCCTGCGGAAGCCTGCCGAGTTCCGTCGGGTTTACGATGGTCGTGTGCGGGCGGGCGACGATCGCTTGTTGGTGTTCGGCCTCCCCAATGATTCATCAGTGACGCGGTTCGGCCTGAGCGTATCGCGAAAGCACGGGAATTCCGTGACGCGCAGCCAAATTAAGCGACGTCTGCGTGAAGGATTCCGGCTCACACAACACGAACTGCCAGTCGGCTGGGACTTAATTCTGATTCCTCGGCAAGGCGTAATTGCCAACACCGCGGAGTACGCCAAATCGATCCGAAAATTGGCGGCAAAACTTCCTCGCAAAATTTGA
- a CDS encoding winged helix-turn-helix domain-containing protein, translating into MLASKTSAAPVEQGEGSENRFPRWTFLSNHAHVLFVIYSDPEAVLRLVSAEVGITERAVQRIVADLEREGIIRRERVGRRNRYEVLTDAPLRHPIEAHRTVGDLLRLIAKDDPE; encoded by the coding sequence ATATTGGCATCAAAAACCTCAGCGGCACCCGTCGAGCAAGGCGAAGGCAGCGAGAACCGGTTTCCCCGCTGGACGTTCCTGTCGAACCATGCGCACGTCCTGTTCGTGATTTACTCTGATCCCGAGGCGGTCCTGCGTCTCGTCTCCGCGGAGGTCGGAATTACGGAACGGGCAGTGCAACGGATCGTCGCCGATTTGGAACGCGAAGGCATTATTCGTCGGGAGCGTGTCGGGCGTCGAAACCGTTACGAGGTGCTGACCGACGCGCCGCTTCGGCACCCGATCGAGGCCCATCGCACCGTGGGCGACCTGTTGCGTTTAATAGCGAAGGACGATCCGGAATAG
- a CDS encoding phytanoyl-CoA dioxygenase family protein, with protein MPTSFASNVMPELARSFQADGYAVFPDVLNPPAVEQLRDALAQIPETAAVRRRKSVYGIRNLLETSPAIQELAVGVELSGVVRSLLGPDAFAVRAILFNKTADANWNLGWHQDSVISVRERIETPGFRAWGQKVGVWQVQPPPDVMAGMLALRVHLDDCRAENGALRVVPGSHQSGWLDDEITKCRERHGEVTCEVAAGGVVAMCPMTLHASAKALVPGQRRVIHIEYARDDLPGGLEWNNRIPIAAAPDPEA; from the coding sequence ATGCCGACCTCATTCGCTTCGAACGTGATGCCGGAGTTGGCGCGCTCGTTTCAGGCTGACGGGTACGCTGTGTTCCCGGACGTGCTGAATCCCCCAGCCGTTGAGCAACTGCGGGACGCGTTGGCGCAAATTCCGGAGACCGCGGCGGTGCGTCGACGTAAGAGTGTGTACGGGATCCGCAATCTGTTGGAGACTTCCCCGGCGATACAGGAGTTGGCCGTCGGGGTGGAACTGTCGGGCGTGGTGCGATCGCTGTTGGGGCCGGATGCCTTTGCGGTGCGGGCGATTCTGTTTAATAAAACCGCCGATGCGAATTGGAACCTCGGCTGGCATCAGGACAGTGTGATCTCGGTGCGCGAGCGGATCGAGACCCCCGGCTTTCGGGCGTGGGGGCAGAAGGTCGGCGTGTGGCAGGTGCAGCCCCCGCCCGATGTCATGGCCGGGATGTTGGCGTTGCGCGTGCATCTGGATGACTGCCGGGCCGAGAATGGGGCGCTGCGGGTCGTGCCCGGTTCGCATCAAAGCGGTTGGCTCGACGATGAAATTACGAAATGCCGAGAACGTCACGGCGAAGTCACCTGCGAAGTCGCGGCGGGCGGGGTCGTCGCGATGTGCCCGATGACGCTTCACGCCTCGGCGAAAGCGTTGGTACCCGGGCAGCGGCGGGTGATCCACATCGAATATGCGCGGGATGACTTACCCGGCGGACTGGAGTGGAATAACCGCATACCGATCGCGGCAGCGCCAGATCCCGAAGCCTGA
- a CDS encoding cytochrome c: MSRTILTSLVALAVLATGGLLVFSQPAQVSAQEGSSPSMQQVPVESDMHEFMEYINQPSFKRLKKEMAKADDGLKWGAIKSEALTLAEVGNLLMIRKPSNDADDWAQHAVTVRENGRKLYVSAKAKQVDGVRASYREMIKNCNQCHEQFAGGEHILTP, from the coding sequence ATGTCTCGCACTATTCTGACTTCGCTCGTCGCATTGGCCGTCCTCGCTACCGGGGGCTTATTGGTGTTCTCTCAACCCGCGCAGGTCTCGGCTCAGGAGGGGTCGTCGCCGAGCATGCAGCAGGTGCCGGTCGAGTCGGACATGCATGAGTTCATGGAGTACATCAATCAGCCGTCGTTCAAGCGGCTTAAAAAGGAAATGGCGAAGGCGGACGACGGGTTGAAGTGGGGGGCGATCAAGTCGGAGGCCCTCACGCTCGCGGAGGTCGGCAATCTGCTCATGATCCGAAAGCCGAGCAACGATGCGGATGACTGGGCCCAGCACGCCGTGACTGTGCGGGAGAACGGCCGCAAGCTCTACGTCTCCGCGAAGGCAAAGCAGGTCGACGGCGTGCGGGCGAGCTACCGCGAGATGATCAAGAACTGCAATCAATGCCACGAGCAGTTCGCGGGCGGCGAGCATATCTTAACGCCGTAG
- a CDS encoding DNA cytosine methyltransferase: protein MSNLRAIDLFSGCGGLTVGLEDAGYRVVGAIERDDDAATVYALNHPDVHLWHCDIREVNEKDVRGQLSLKVGELDLLAACPPCQGFSTIRTRNGLRPAKDPRNSLIREVARFAEKLRPKFVLFENVPALARNRRFSNLVKRLSDTGYSTCWKICDAADYGVPQRRKRLVLLATSLGSPEFTNSPDARETVRDAIAGLPVPGNSGDELHDLPERRTDRIREMIHLIPHDGGSRSDLPEKYMLPCHRACNGFKDVYGRMHWDRVAPTITTGCFNPSRGRFLHPEQDRCISLREASLLQDFPGAYTFPAGLGKQRIATLIGNAFPRRMVSHHAAYLSTLL from the coding sequence ATGAGCAATCTGCGAGCTATTGATCTCTTCTCCGGCTGCGGCGGGCTGACCGTCGGACTCGAAGACGCCGGATACCGGGTTGTCGGTGCAATCGAACGCGACGATGATGCCGCTACGGTGTACGCTTTGAACCACCCCGACGTACATTTGTGGCATTGCGACATTCGCGAAGTAAACGAGAAGGATGTCCGCGGTCAGCTATCTCTAAAGGTTGGCGAATTAGATCTTCTTGCGGCTTGTCCTCCGTGCCAAGGCTTTAGCACGATACGGACTCGCAACGGCCTTCGGCCGGCAAAAGATCCGAGAAATAGCCTCATCCGTGAAGTCGCTAGATTTGCTGAAAAATTGCGACCAAAATTTGTTCTGTTCGAAAACGTGCCCGCACTAGCCCGTAATCGCCGATTCTCAAATCTGGTTAAGAGGCTAAGCGATACTGGATACTCGACTTGTTGGAAAATCTGTGACGCCGCCGACTACGGCGTTCCTCAGCGAAGAAAACGACTGGTTTTGCTTGCAACTAGCCTCGGCAGTCCAGAATTCACGAATTCGCCAGATGCACGCGAGACAGTACGCGACGCAATTGCAGGCCTTCCGGTACCTGGTAATTCAGGAGACGAACTTCATGATCTGCCCGAACGGCGCACCGACCGTATTCGGGAAATGATCCACTTGATACCTCACGACGGCGGGAGCAGGAGCGATTTACCTGAAAAATACATGCTTCCCTGCCATCGTGCCTGCAATGGGTTCAAAGACGTATACGGCCGAATGCATTGGGATCGCGTCGCGCCCACTATCACGACAGGTTGCTTTAATCCTTCGAGGGGTCGATTCCTGCATCCCGAGCAAGATCGGTGCATTAGTTTACGCGAAGCTTCTCTGCTTCAGGATTTCCCGGGCGCCTATACGTTTCCGGCGGGCCTTGGCAAACAGCGTATTGCGACGTTGATCGGAAATGCCTTTCCACGTCGCATGGTGAGTCATCACGCGGCGTACCTATCTACCTTGCTATAA